In the Helicobacter pylori genome, one interval contains:
- a CDS encoding phospholipase D-like domain-containing protein, whose protein sequence is MLNKFKKIVGVGVLVGCLGVLQAKNSLFVLPYEQREALNALISGISSARESVKIAIYSFTHRDIARAIKSVASKGIKVQIIYDYGSNHSNNQSTIGYLDKYPNTKVCLLKGLKAKNGNYHGIMHQKVAIIDDKIVFLGSANWSKNAFENNYEVLLKTDDTETILKAKSYYQKMLGSCVGF, encoded by the coding sequence ATGTTAAACAAATTTAAAAAAATCGTTGGCGTGGGTGTGTTGGTGGGCTGTTTAGGGGTTTTGCAAGCTAAAAACAGCTTATTTGTCTTACCTTATGAGCAAAGAGAGGCTTTAAACGCTTTAATTTCTGGGATTAGCAGTGCCAGAGAGAGCGTGAAAATCGCTATCTATAGTTTCACGCACAGAGATATTGCAAGAGCGATTAAAAGCGTAGCGAGTAAGGGGATTAAGGTGCAAATCATTTATGATTACGGGAGCAATCATAGCAATAATCAATCCACTATCGGCTATTTGGACAAATACCCTAACACGAAAGTGTGCTTATTAAAAGGGCTTAAGGCTAAAAACGGGAATTATCATGGCATCATGCACCAAAAAGTAGCGATCATTGATGATAAGATCGTGTTTTTAGGCTCAGCGAATTGGAGCAAAAACGCTTTTGAAAACAATTACGAAGTGCTTTTAAAAACCGATGACACAGAAACAATCCTCAAAGCCAAGAGTTACTACCAAAAGATGTTAGGAAGTTGCGTTGGGTTTTAA
- a CDS encoding outer membrane protein, whose product MRTLLKMLVGVSLLTHALVAKEESAAPSWTKNLYMGVNYQTGSINLMTNIHEVREITNYQTGYTNIITSVNSVRKLTNMGSNGIGLVMGYNHFFHPDKILGLRYFAFLDWQGYGMRYPKGYYGGNNMITYGVGVDAMWNFFQGSFYQDDISVDIGVFGGIAIAGNSWYIGSKGQELLGITNSSAVDNTSFQFLFNFGFKALFVDEHEFEIGFKFPTINNKYYTTDALKVQMRRVFAFYVGYNYHF is encoded by the coding sequence TTGAGAACCTTGTTAAAAATGTTAGTTGGTGTGAGCTTGCTGACACACGCCTTAGTAGCTAAAGAAGAAAGCGCAGCACCTTCTTGGACAAAAAATTTGTATATGGGAGTCAATTACCAAACAGGTTCTATCAATTTAATGACTAATATCCATGAAGTTAGAGAAATTACTAACTATCAAACCGGTTACACCAATATCATAACTAGCGTTAATAGCGTTAGAAAACTCACCAACATGGGATCTAATGGGATTGGATTAGTCATGGGCTATAACCACTTTTTCCATCCGGATAAAATCTTGGGCTTGCGCTATTTTGCTTTTTTAGACTGGCAAGGCTATGGCATGAGATACCCTAAAGGCTATTATGGCGGCAATAACATGATCACTTATGGCGTGGGCGTGGATGCGATGTGGAATTTCTTCCAAGGGAGTTTCTATCAAGATGATATTAGCGTGGATATTGGCGTTTTTGGGGGGATTGCGATTGCGGGGAATAGCTGGTATATTGGCAGTAAAGGGCAGGAATTATTAGGCATCACTAACAGCAGTGCGGTTGATAACACCTCTTTTCAATTCCTCTTTAACTTTGGTTTCAAGGCTTTATTTGTAGATGAACATGAATTTGAAATCGGTTTTAAATTCCCCACCATTAATAACAAATACTACACCACTGATGCACTCAAGGTTCAAATGCGTAGGGTCTTTGCCTTTTATGTGGGGTATAATTACCACTTCTAA
- the flgH gene encoding flagellar basal body L-ring protein FlgH translates to MKKALYLGAVAFSVAFSMASANEPKIDFNPPNYVEETPSKEFIPELNKLGSLFGQGERPLFADRRAMKPNDLITIIVSEKASANYSSSKDYKSASGGNSTPPRLTYNGLDERKKQEVQYLDDKNNYNFTKSSNNTNFKGGGSQKKSEDLEIVLSARIIKVLENGNYFIYGNKEVLVDGEKQILKVSGVIRPYDIERNNTIQSKFLADAKIEYTNLGHLSDSNKKKFAADAMETQMPY, encoded by the coding sequence ATGAAAAAAGCACTTTATTTAGGGGCTGTTGCGTTTAGCGTTGCATTCAGCATGGCATCAGCCAATGAGCCAAAAATTGATTTTAACCCTCCTAATTATGTAGAAGAAACCCCCTCTAAAGAATTTATCCCTGAATTGAACAAGTTGGGGAGTTTGTTTGGGCAGGGTGAGCGTCCTTTATTTGCGGACAGGAGGGCGATGAAGCCTAACGATTTGATCACAATCATTGTTTCTGAAAAAGCGAGCGCGAATTATTCCAGCTCTAAAGATTATAAAAGCGCTTCAGGGGGTAATTCCACGCCCCCAAGACTCACTTATAACGGGCTAGATGAAAGAAAGAAACAAGAAGTGCAGTATTTAGACGATAAGAATAATTATAATTTCACCAAATCCAGCAATAACACGAATTTTAAAGGCGGTGGCTCGCAAAAAAAGAGCGAAGATTTAGAGATCGTGTTGAGCGCTCGAATCATTAAAGTGCTAGAAAACGGGAATTATTTCATCTATGGGAATAAGGAAGTGCTAGTGGATGGGGAAAAGCAAATCCTTAAGGTGAGTGGGGTGATCCGCCCTTATGATATTGAAAGGAATAACACCATCCAATCCAAGTTTTTGGCTGACGCTAAGATTGAATACACGAATTTAGGGCATTTGAGCGATTCCAATAAAAAGAAATTCGCTGCTGATGCGATGGAAACCCAAATGCCTTATTAA
- the pseF gene encoding pseudaminic acid cytidylyltransferase codes for MRAIAIVLARSSSKRIKNKNIIDFFNKPMFAYPIETALNSKLFEKVFISSDSMEYVHLAKNYGASFLNLRPKVLADDRATTLEVMAYHMKELELKDEDIACCLYGTSALLQEKHLKNAFEMLKENTDYVFTCSPFSASPYRSFSLENGVQMAFKEHLNTCTQDLKTLYHDAGLLYMGKAQAFKEMRPIFSQNSIALELSPLEVQDIDTLEDLELAKLKYSRLKNACQ; via the coding sequence ATGAGAGCGATCGCTATTGTTTTAGCCAGAAGTTCCAGTAAAAGAATCAAAAATAAAAATATTATTGATTTTTTCAATAAACCCATGTTCGCTTACCCTATTGAAACGGCACTAAATTCCAAGCTCTTTGAAAAGGTGTTTATCTCTAGCGATAGCATGGAGTATGTTCATTTAGCTAAAAATTATGGGGCGAGTTTTTTGAATTTGCGCCCTAAAGTTTTAGCAGACGATAGAGCCACGACTTTAGAGGTGATGGCCTATCACATGAAAGAATTAGAATTAAAAGATGAAGATATTGCGTGTTGCTTGTATGGCACTTCAGCGCTTTTACAAGAAAAACATTTAAAAAACGCTTTTGAAATGTTAAAAGAAAATACGGATTATGTTTTCACATGCTCTCCATTCAGCGCTTCGCCCTATCGTTCTTTTAGCCTTGAAAACGGCGTTCAAATGGCTTTTAAAGAGCATTTAAACACGTGCACGCAAGATTTAAAAACGCTCTATCATGACGCAGGATTGCTTTATATGGGGAAGGCTCAAGCCTTTAAAGAAATGCGGCCTATTTTTAGTCAAAATTCTATCGCTTTAGAATTATCGCCCTTAGAAGTCCAAGATATTGACACTTTAGAAGATTTAGAATTAGCCAAGCTCAAATACAGCCGTTTGAAAAACGCATGCCAGTAA
- a CDS encoding CMP-N-acetylneuraminic acid synthetase codes for MPVKILCDCFLTSGLGHVRRCEKILSCIEKLGVKTDLYLYKHNNISMFLEGVGNDDFLIIDSYCLNSKDFYLLKEKAKSLMVIEDKEHAKGFYPKNTKILNFTLNALKHYHYLSKDYQYYLGVGFYPVDMRFVYERPINTENKEVLITLGGSEQKMLKEIVKILENKNVNLHIISPYTPKNPPKNTHYYSPLNPLEFSSLMKSCACAISASGQTLYELALSQTPSLIIPIASNQILQSKEFESLGIFKQTSLKTLAKDFENLQVQKNQAWAKTLTFGSELEGALREFLEI; via the coding sequence ATGCCAGTAAAAATTTTGTGCGATTGCTTTTTAACAAGCGGTTTAGGGCATGTGAGGCGTTGTGAAAAAATCCTTTCTTGTATAGAAAAATTAGGGGTTAAAACGGATCTTTATTTATATAAGCACAATAATATAAGCATGTTTTTAGAGGGCGTTGGCAATGATGATTTTTTGATTATAGATAGCTATTGTTTAAATTCAAAGGATTTTTATCTTTTAAAAGAAAAAGCTAAAAGCCTTATGGTCATAGAAGATAAAGAGCATGCTAAGGGGTTTTACCCTAAAAACACCAAGATCCTAAATTTCACGCTGAATGCTTTAAAACACTACCATTATTTATCAAAAGATTATCAGTATTATTTGGGGGTGGGGTTTTACCCTGTTGATATGCGTTTTGTCTATGAGCGCCCTATCAATACAGAAAACAAAGAAGTGCTGATCACTCTAGGGGGGAGCGAGCAAAAAATGCTCAAAGAGATAGTCAAAATTTTAGAAAATAAGAATGTGAATTTGCATATCATTTCACCTTATACGCCTAAAAATCCTCCCAAAAACACGCATTATTACAGCCCTTTAAACCCCTTAGAGTTCAGTTCTTTGATGAAATCTTGCGCTTGTGCTATTAGCGCTTCGGGTCAAACCCTCTATGAATTAGCCCTTTCTCAAACGCCCTCTCTTATCATTCCCATCGCTTCTAATCAAATCCTTCAAAGCAAGGAGTTTGAAAGCTTGGGCATTTTCAAACAAACGAGTTTAAAAACTCTAGCTAAAGATTTTGAAAATTTACAAGTTCAAAAAAATCAAGCCTGGGCAAAAACCCTGACCTTTGGGAGTGAATTAGAGGGCGCATTAAGGGAGTTTTTAGAGATTTGA
- the pseH gene encoding UDP-4-amino-4,6-dideoxy-N-acetyl-beta-L-altrosamine N-acetyltransferase, which translates to MKKNYSYKNIQAIDFAHLNDEEKLLVLEFRNHPNTALWMYSAFISLKTHLQFIEDLKNSPNHRYFLFKEEGVYLGVGSITKINFFHKHGYLGIYKNPFLKNRGETILKALERIAFEEFQLNSLHLEVMENNFKAIAFYEKNHYELEGRLKGFIFKDKEFIDVLLYYKDKKGYNDQSLLKL; encoded by the coding sequence TTGAAAAAAAATTATTCTTATAAAAATATCCAAGCGATTGATTTTGCGCATTTAAACGATGAAGAAAAGTTGTTGGTTTTAGAGTTTCGTAACCACCCAAACACTGCCTTATGGATGTATAGCGCTTTTATTTCTTTAAAAACGCATTTGCAATTCATAGAAGATTTAAAAAACTCGCCAAACCACCGCTATTTTTTGTTTAAAGAAGAGGGCGTTTATTTAGGGGTTGGCTCTATCACTAAAATCAATTTTTTTCATAAGCATGGGTATTTGGGGATTTATAAAAACCCTTTTTTGAAAAATAGGGGAGAAACTATTTTAAAAGCCTTAGAACGCATCGCTTTTGAAGAGTTCCAATTAAATTCTTTGCACTTAGAAGTGATGGAAAACAATTTCAAAGCGATCGCTTTTTATGAAAAAAACCACTATGAGTTAGAGGGGCGTTTGAAAGGCTTTATTTTTAAAGATAAGGAGTTTATAGACGTTCTTTTGTATTATAAGGATAAGAAAGGATATAACGATCAATCTCTTCTAAAACTTTAG
- a CDS encoding tetraacyldisaccharide 4'-kinase, translated as MKSDKPFLERYFYDPTLLQKGLIFALYPFSLIYQFIATIKRKTAKKHDFKIPIISIGNLIAGGSGKTPFILETAPRYQEVAVVSRGYQRDSKGLVVVSVKGNILASQQTAGDEAYLLALNLKQASVIVSEKRELGILKALELGSKIVFLDDGFRFNFNQFNLLLKPKVPPYYPFCLPSGLYRESIKSYKEAHLVVTEDRDYKRITSISHPTKRMLLVTAIANPSRLDEFLPKEVVKKLYFRDHAPFDLKLLEKEFYQNNATSLLVTSKDLVKLQDCNLPLSVLDLKLEICPKVLEEIDRYILSYPYNTKERL; from the coding sequence ATGAAAAGCGATAAACCCTTTTTAGAGCGCTATTTTTATGACCCCACTCTTTTGCAAAAGGGGTTGATTTTCGCACTCTATCCTTTTTCTTTAATCTATCAATTTATTGCCACAATTAAACGAAAAACCGCTAAAAAGCATGATTTTAAAATCCCCATTATCAGCATAGGCAACCTCATCGCTGGGGGAAGCGGTAAAACGCCCTTTATTTTAGAAACCGCTCCAAGATACCAAGAAGTGGCAGTTGTCTCTAGGGGGTACCAACGAGATTCTAAAGGCTTAGTGGTGGTAAGCGTTAAAGGAAACATTTTAGCTTCCCAACAAACAGCGGGCGATGAAGCCTATCTTTTAGCCTTAAATTTAAAACAAGCGAGCGTGATTGTGAGCGAAAAAAGAGAGCTAGGCATTTTGAAAGCCCTTGAATTAGGATCAAAGATCGTGTTTTTAGACGATGGTTTCAGGTTTAATTTCAACCAATTCAATTTGCTTTTAAAGCCTAAAGTCCCCCCCTACTACCCCTTTTGTTTGCCCAGCGGGTTGTATAGAGAAAGCATCAAAAGCTATAAAGAAGCCCATTTAGTCGTTACAGAAGATAGGGATTATAAAAGAATCACCTCAATTTCTCACCCCACCAAACGCATGCTTTTAGTAACGGCTATCGCTAATCCTAGCAGGCTTGATGAATTTTTACCTAAAGAAGTGGTTAAAAAATTGTATTTTAGAGATCATGCCCCTTTTGATTTGAAGCTTTTAGAAAAAGAGTTTTATCAAAATAACGCCACTTCCTTATTGGTTACTTCAAAAGATCTCGTCAAATTACAAGATTGCAACTTGCCTTTAAGCGTGCTGGATTTAAAACTAGAAATTTGCCCTAAAGTTTTAGAAGAGATTGATCGTTATATCCTTTCTTATCCTTATAATACAAAAGAACGTCTATAA
- a CDS encoding NAD+ synthase, whose product MQKDYQKLIAYLCDFLEKEVQKKGFKKVVYGLSGGLDSAVVGVLCQKVFKENAHALLMPSSVSMPESKTDALNLCETFSIPYTEYSIAPYDAIFGSHFKDASLTRKGNFCARLRMAFLYDYSLKSDSLVVGTSNKSERMLGYGTLFGDLACAINPIGELFKTEVYELAYYLNIPKKILNKPPSADLFVGQSDEKDLGYPYSMIDPLLKDIEALFQTKPIHLETLTQLGHDEILVKNIISRIQKNAFKLELPTIAKRFNPE is encoded by the coding sequence ATGCAAAAAGATTACCAAAAACTCATCGCTTATTTATGCGATTTTTTAGAAAAAGAAGTTCAAAAAAAAGGCTTTAAAAAAGTCGTTTACGGGCTGAGCGGGGGGCTAGATAGCGCGGTCGTTGGGGTGCTGTGTCAAAAGGTTTTTAAAGAAAACGCCCATGCCCTTTTAATGCCATCTTCAGTCTCTATGCCAGAAAGTAAAACAGACGCTTTAAATTTGTGCGAAACCTTTTCTATCCCTTATACAGAATATTCTATCGCTCCCTATGATGCCATCTTTGGCTCTCATTTTAAAGACGCAAGCCTTACTAGAAAGGGGAATTTTTGTGCAAGATTGCGCATGGCTTTTTTATACGATTATTCTTTAAAAAGCGATTCTTTAGTCGTTGGCACGAGCAATAAAAGCGAAAGAATGCTAGGTTATGGCACTTTATTTGGGGATTTGGCGTGCGCGATCAACCCGATTGGGGAATTATTTAAAACCGAAGTTTATGAACTCGCTTATTATTTAAATATCCCTAAAAAGATTTTAAACAAGCCCCCTAGTGCGGATTTATTTGTAGGGCAAAGCGATGAAAAAGATTTAGGCTATCCTTATAGCATGATTGACCCTTTATTGAAGGATATTGAAGCGTTGTTTCAAACAAAGCCCATCCATTTAGAAACGCTCACCCAACTAGGCCATGATGAAATTTTAGTAAAAAACATCATAAGCCGTATCCAAAAAAACGCTTTTAAATTAGAATTACCCACCATCGCCAAACGATTTAACCCTGAATGA
- the ilvC gene encoding ketol-acid reductoisomerase, which translates to MALPIYYDKDIDLGVIQSLQVGVIGYGAQGEAQALNLRDSKVKVRIGLYQGSLSVSKAKKEGFEVLEVKELVQQSDVIMVLLPDELHKEVLEKEVIPFLKEGQIIGFAHGFSVHFNQVVIPKGVGAILVAPKGPGSALREEYLKNKGLYHLIAIEQENSKNNAKAVALSYAKAMGGGRMGVLETSFKEECESDLFGEQAVLCGGLEAIVRMGFETLIKAGYPEELAYFECVHEVKLVADLLHYKGVEGLRKHISNTAEFGAIKAREPMGNLLEKRMQKILKKIQNGAFAKDFLLEKSLNYPRLNTERKALKETKIEQIGEILRAPFNHKK; encoded by the coding sequence TTGGCATTACCCATTTATTATGATAAAGACATTGATTTAGGCGTTATCCAATCCTTACAAGTGGGCGTTATTGGCTATGGCGCGCAAGGAGAGGCCCAAGCGCTCAATTTGAGGGACTCTAAAGTAAAGGTGCGTATTGGCTTGTATCAAGGGAGTTTGAGCGTTTCAAAGGCAAAAAAAGAGGGCTTTGAGGTGCTAGAAGTCAAGGAATTAGTCCAACAATCTGATGTGATCATGGTATTACTCCCGGATGAATTGCATAAGGAAGTGTTAGAAAAAGAAGTGATCCCTTTTTTAAAAGAGGGGCAAATTATAGGCTTTGCTCATGGTTTTAGCGTGCATTTCAATCAGGTTGTTATTCCAAAAGGCGTGGGCGCGATTTTAGTCGCACCAAAAGGGCCAGGGAGTGCTTTAAGAGAAGAATACCTTAAAAATAAGGGCTTATACCATCTAATCGCCATAGAGCAAGAAAATTCAAAAAATAACGCTAAAGCGGTGGCTTTAAGCTATGCCAAAGCGATGGGTGGGGGGAGAATGGGGGTTTTAGAAACGAGCTTTAAAGAAGAATGCGAGAGCGATTTATTCGGCGAGCAAGCGGTTTTGTGCGGGGGGTTAGAAGCGATTGTGAGAATGGGGTTTGAAACCTTGATCAAGGCAGGATACCCTGAAGAATTAGCCTATTTTGAATGCGTGCATGAAGTGAAATTGGTGGCGGATTTATTGCACTATAAGGGGGTAGAGGGCTTAAGGAAACACATTTCTAACACCGCTGAATTTGGGGCGATTAAAGCTAGAGAGCCTATGGGAAATCTGTTAGAAAAACGCATGCAAAAAATCTTAAAAAAGATTCAAAACGGCGCATTCGCTAAAGATTTTTTACTAGAAAAGAGCTTGAATTACCCCAGGTTAAACACAGAGAGAAAAGCCCTTAAAGAGACTAAAATAGAACAAATTGGAGAAATTTTACGTGCCCCATTCAATCATAAAAAATAA
- the minD gene encoding septum site-determining protein MinD has product MAIVITITSGKGGVGKSTTTANLAIGLAESGKKVVAVDFDIGLRNLDMILGLENRIVYDVVDVMEKNCNLSQALITDKKTKNLSFLAASQSKDKNVLDKEKVAILINALRADFDYILIDSPAGIESGFEHAILHADMALVVVTPEVSSLRDSDRVIGIIDAKSNRAKKGMEVHKHLIINRLKPELVANGEMISIEEVLKILCLPLIGIIPEDSHIISATNKGEPVIRTDCESAKAYQRITRRILGEEVEYVEFKAKKGFFSALKGIFS; this is encoded by the coding sequence ATGGCAATAGTAATTACTATCACTTCAGGTAAGGGGGGCGTGGGTAAAAGCACCACCACGGCTAATTTAGCGATTGGCTTGGCTGAGAGCGGTAAAAAAGTCGTAGCGGTTGATTTTGACATAGGCCTTAGGAACTTGGATATGATTTTAGGCTTAGAAAACCGCATTGTTTATGATGTGGTGGATGTGATGGAAAAAAATTGCAACCTTTCGCAGGCTTTAATCACGGATAAAAAGACGAAAAACCTTTCTTTTTTAGCGGCTTCACAAAGCAAGGATAAAAATGTTTTAGATAAGGAAAAAGTAGCGATTTTAATCAACGCTTTAAGGGCGGATTTTGACTATATTTTGATTGACTCACCGGCTGGGATTGAAAGCGGTTTTGAGCATGCGATTTTGCATGCGGACATGGCGTTAGTGGTGGTAACGCCGGAGGTAAGTTCTTTAAGAGATAGCGATAGAGTGATTGGCATTATTGATGCGAAGTCTAATCGGGCTAAAAAGGGCATGGAGGTGCACAAGCATTTGATAATCAATCGCTTAAAACCTGAATTAGTGGCAAATGGCGAAATGATTTCCATAGAAGAAGTGCTTAAGATTTTGTGCTTGCCTTTAATTGGGATCATTCCTGAAGACAGCCATATTATTTCAGCGACCAACAAGGGCGAGCCGGTGATCCGCACAGACTGCGAGAGCGCGAAAGCTTACCAACGCATCACCAGACGGATTTTAGGCGAAGAAGTGGAATATGTGGAATTTAAGGCTAAAAAAGGCTTTTTTAGCGCGTTAAAAGGGATATTTTCATGA
- the minE gene encoding cell division topological specificity factor MinE, with the protein MSLFDFFKNKGSAATATDRLKLILAKERTLNLPYMEEMRKEIIAVIQKYTKSSDIHFKTLDSNQSVETIEVEIILPK; encoded by the coding sequence ATGAGTTTGTTTGATTTTTTTAAAAACAAAGGGAGTGCGGCTACTGCAACCGACCGATTAAAATTGATCTTAGCCAAAGAGCGCACCTTAAATTTACCCTACATGGAAGAAATGCGTAAAGAAATCATTGCTGTGATTCAAAAATACACTAAATCTTCAGACATCCATTTCAAAACCCTTGATAGCAACCAGAGCGTGGAAACGATTGAAGTGGAAATTATACTGCCTAAATAG
- the dprA gene encoding DNA-processing protein DprA: MKSNFQYSALENTPKAFDILKDPPKKLYCVGDTKLLEAPLKVAIIGTRRPTPYSKQHTITLARELAKNGAVIVSGGALGVDIIAQENALPKTIMLSPCSLDLIYPTNNHKVIQEIAQKGLILSEYEKDFMPVKGSFLARNRLVIALSDAVIIPQADLKSGSMSSARLAQKYQKPLFVLPQRLNESDGTNELLEKGQAQGIFNIQNFINTLLKDHHLKEMPEIKDEFLEYCAKNPSYEEAYLKFGDKLLEYELLGKIKRINHIVVLA; the protein is encoded by the coding sequence ATGAAAAGTAATTTCCAATACAGCGCACTAGAAAATACCCCTAAAGCCTTTGACATTCTCAAAGACCCCCCTAAAAAGCTCTATTGTGTGGGCGATACCAAGCTTTTAGAAGCGCCTTTAAAAGTGGCTATCATAGGCACAAGAAGACCCACCCCTTACAGCAAGCAACACACGATCACTCTAGCTAGAGAGCTTGCTAAAAATGGTGCGGTTATTGTGAGCGGGGGAGCGTTAGGCGTGGATATTATCGCTCAAGAAAACGCCTTACCAAAAACGATCATGCTTTCGCCTTGCAGTTTGGATTTGATCTATCCTACGAATAACCATAAAGTGATCCAAGAAATCGCGCAAAAGGGCTTGATTTTAAGCGAATATGAAAAGGATTTCATGCCCGTTAAAGGCTCTTTTTTAGCGAGAAACCGCCTGGTGATCGCTTTAAGCGATGCGGTAATTATCCCCCAAGCGGATTTGAAAAGCGGCTCTATGAGCAGTGCGAGATTAGCCCAGAAATACCAAAAACCCTTATTTGTTTTACCCCAGCGCCTGAATGAGAGCGATGGCACTAATGAGCTTTTAGAAAAAGGGCAGGCTCAAGGGATATTTAATATTCAAAATTTTATAAACACCCTTTTAAAAGACCACCATTTAAAAGAAATGCCTGAAATCAAAGACGAATTTTTGGAATATTGCGCCAAAAACCCGAGCTATGAAGAGGCGTATCTCAAATTTGGGGACAAGCTTTTAGAATACGAGCTGTTGGGTAAGATTAAACGCATCAATCATATCGTGGTGTTAGCGTGA
- the ruvX gene encoding Holliday junction resolvase RuvX: protein MILACDVGLKRIGIAALLNGVILPLEAILRHNRNQASRDLSDLLREKNIQVLVVGKPSESYADTHARIEHFIKLVDFKGEIVFINEDNSSIEAYENLEHLGRKNKRLATKDGRLDSLSACRILERYCQQVLKNH from the coding sequence GTGATTTTGGCATGCGATGTGGGACTGAAGCGCATTGGGATCGCTGCACTTTTAAACGGCGTTATTTTGCCTTTAGAAGCGATTTTGCGCCACAACAGGAATCAGGCCTCTAGGGATTTGAGCGATTTATTGAGGGAAAAAAACATTCAGGTGCTGGTGGTGGGCAAGCCTAGTGAAAGCTATGCGGACACCCACGCCCGCATTGAGCATTTTATCAAGCTTGTAGATTTTAAGGGCGAAATCGTTTTTATTAATGAAGATAATTCCAGCATAGAAGCTTATGAAAATTTAGAGCATTTGGGTAGGAAAAATAAGAGGCTCGCTACCAAAGACGGCCGGCTAGATTCTTTGAGCGCTTGTAGGATTTTAGAGCGCTATTGCCAGCAGGTTTTAAAAAATCATTAG
- a CDS encoding tetratricopeptide repeat protein — protein MAEPTPEELFNLGVKSIETKDYIQAKKYFEKACDLKYGGGCGALGDLYDNVEKNLIKADQLYTKACELKEGLGCKRLWSLYYYGRGVEKNLIKAAQYASKACDLNNGSGCGTLGFLYGSGEGVKQDSKKAVALYEKSCDLNNGLGCFNAGISYGYGQGVENNSEKAAQFYSKACDLNNNKGCFNLGALYQNGQGVEKDLIKVAYFYTKACDLKDGSGCFNLGELYFEKDSKKAVALFEKSCDLNISRGCGALGVLYYNGQGVEKDLIKAAQYISKACKLGDQKACEVLKEK, from the coding sequence ATGGCAGAGCCAACCCCTGAGGAGCTTTTCAATTTGGGTGTAAAGAGTATTGAAACGAAAGATTACATTCAAGCTAAAAAATATTTTGAAAAAGCATGCGATTTGAAATATGGTGGGGGGTGTGGTGCTTTAGGGGATCTGTATGATAATGTAGAAAAAAACTTAATAAAAGCCGATCAACTTTACACTAAAGCGTGTGAGTTAAAAGAAGGTTTGGGGTGTAAGAGATTATGGTCATTATATTATTATGGTCGAGGCGTAGAAAAAAACTTAATAAAAGCCGCTCAATACGCCTCTAAAGCATGCGATTTGAATAATGGTAGTGGGTGTGGTACTTTAGGTTTTTTATATGGAAGTGGGGAGGGGGTGAAACAGGACTCAAAAAAAGCTGTCGCTCTGTATGAAAAATCTTGCGATTTGAATAATGGTTTGGGGTGTTTTAATGCAGGAATATCTTATGGATATGGTCAGGGAGTAGAGAATAACTCTGAAAAAGCCGCTCAATTTTATTCTAAAGCGTGTGATCTGAATAATAATAAGGGGTGTTTTAATTTAGGGGCGTTGTATCAAAATGGTCAGGGAGTAGAAAAAGACTTAATAAAAGTCGCTTATTTTTACACTAAAGCGTGTGATTTAAAAGATGGTTCGGGGTGTTTTAATTTAGGGGAGCTATATTTTGAAAAAGACTCAAAAAAAGCTGTCGCTCTGTTTGAAAAATCTTGCGATTTGAATATTAGTAGGGGGTGTGGTGCTTTAGGGGTTCTATATTATAATGGTCAAGGAGTGGAAAAAGACTTAATAAAAGCCGCTCAATATATCTCTAAAGCTTGCAAGTTAGGAGATCAAAAGGCATGCGAGGTGCTCAAAGAAAAATAA